A part of Oncorhynchus clarkii lewisi isolate Uvic-CL-2024 chromosome 17, UVic_Ocla_1.0, whole genome shotgun sequence genomic DNA contains:
- the LOC139370988 gene encoding ly6/PLAUR domain-containing protein 1-like codes for MQSFVLLASLCGCVLCSVWPYQMQCYHCEETLLDNDCSAPKFIVNCTANIQNACQKEVIVGENGVIYRKACASFSTCLIVSAGYQSFCVPGQVGSVCISCCNTPLCNGPRPPRISLAPSHPPTRPTALLLIITVSMATLP; via the exons ATGCAATCGTTTGTTCTCCTCGCTTCTCTGTGTGGATGCGTCCTTTGCTCAG TCTGGCCTTATCAGATGCAGTGTTACCACTGTGAAGAGACTCTGTTGGACAATGACTGTTCAGCTCCAAAGTTCATTGTCAACTGCACAGCAAACATCCAGAATGCCTGTCAGAAGGAGGTGATTGTGGGTGAAAATG gTGTGATTTACAGGAAGGCCTGTGCCTCCTTCTCCACCTGTCTGATTGTTTCAGCAGGGTATCAGTCTTTCTGTGTCCCTGGTCAGGTGGGCTCTGTCTGCATTAGCTGCTGTAACACCCCCCTCTGCAACGGACCCCGCCCCCCCAGGATCTCCCTGGCCCCCAGCCATCCCCCCACCAGACCCACTGcgctcctcctcatcatcactgTTTCCATGGCAACACTGCCCTGA